In Alkalihalobacterium alkalinitrilicum, a genomic segment contains:
- a CDS encoding helix-turn-helix transcriptional regulator → MELTVRQEQIIDIVKNNGPITGEQIADRLNLTRATLRPDLAILTMAGFLDARPRVGYFYTGKTGSQLLTEKVKKLTVQQYQSIPVVVSESSSVYDAIVTMFLEDVGTLFVIDQSSSLIGVLSRKDLLRASIGSQKIETMPVSIIMTRMPNITMCQKDDLIIDVANKLIDKQIDALPVVREFDKGSGLEVIGRLTKTNITKVLVDLANDELI, encoded by the coding sequence ATCGAACTAACAGTTAGACAAGAGCAGATTATAGATATAGTGAAAAATAATGGGCCAATTACTGGAGAACAGATTGCAGATCGATTGAATTTAACGAGAGCTACGTTAAGACCAGATTTGGCTATATTAACGATGGCAGGATTTTTAGATGCAAGACCAAGGGTAGGATATTTTTATACGGGTAAGACAGGTTCACAATTATTAACAGAAAAAGTAAAGAAACTCACGGTACAACAGTATCAATCCATTCCTGTTGTTGTCAGCGAATCTTCATCGGTATACGATGCAATCGTTACGATGTTTCTAGAAGATGTTGGTACTTTATTTGTTATTGATCAAAGTTCGTCTTTAATTGGAGTTCTTTCGCGAAAGGATTTGTTACGAGCGAGCATCGGAAGTCAAAAAATCGAAACGATGCCAGTAAGTATTATTATGACGAGGATGCCTAATATAACAATGTGTCAAAAAGATGATTTAATTATTGACGTAGCAAATAAATTAATTGATAAACAAATTGATGCGTTACCTGTTGTCCGTGAATTTGATAAAGGATCTGGGCTAGAAGTGATCGGTAGATTAACAAAAACGAACATTACGAAAGTGTTAGTGGACTTAGCGAACGATGAATTAATATAA
- a CDS encoding pyruvate, water dikinase regulatory protein, with the protein MEVFNHRPIVYVVSDSVGETAELVVRAAASQYSGSGVEIRRIPYVDDKSTIDEVVGLAQQAQAIIAFTLVIPEVKDYLIEQAQAARVEVVDIIGPMMEKIATITQKQPRYEPGLVYRLDEDYFRKVEAIEFAVKYDDGRDPRGIVRADIVLIGVSRTSKTPLSQYLAHKRFKVANVPLVPEVEPPEELFKVTPKKCIGLIINAEKLNDIRTERLKALGLKAEANYANIERIKQELEYAEKIMNRIGCTVIDVSSKAVEETANLISNMFQGK; encoded by the coding sequence ATGGAGGTATTTAATCATCGCCCAATTGTTTATGTTGTATCAGATTCAGTAGGTGAAACTGCTGAATTAGTTGTACGAGCTGCAGCAAGTCAATATAGTGGTTCTGGTGTTGAAATCAGGAGAATTCCCTATGTTGATGATAAAAGTACAATTGATGAAGTAGTTGGTCTAGCGCAACAAGCACAAGCGATTATTGCTTTTACGTTAGTTATTCCAGAGGTAAAAGACTACTTAATTGAACAAGCTCAAGCTGCACGTGTCGAGGTTGTAGATATTATTGGTCCTATGATGGAGAAAATCGCAACAATTACACAAAAACAACCACGGTATGAACCAGGGCTTGTGTATCGACTAGATGAAGACTATTTTCGAAAGGTTGAAGCGATTGAATTTGCTGTAAAGTATGACGATGGAAGAGATCCAAGAGGAATTGTTCGGGCAGACATCGTATTGATTGGGGTGTCACGCACTTCGAAAACGCCTCTTTCACAGTATTTAGCACATAAGCGTTTCAAAGTAGCTAATGTTCCGCTCGTTCCTGAAGTAGAGCCACCTGAAGAACTATTTAAGGTGACTCCAAAAAAATGTATCGGTCTTATTATTAATGCTGAGAAGTTAAATGATATAAGAACAGAACGTTTAAAAGCTTTAGGATTAAAAGCAGAAGCTAACTACGCAAATATAGAAAGAATAAAACAAGAACTTGAGTATGCTGAAAAAATTATGAATCGAATTGGGTGTACGGTTATTGATGTATCGAGCAAAGCTGTAGAGGAAACAGCAAACCTTATTTCGAATATGTTTCAAGGCAAGTAG
- the glyQ gene encoding glycine--tRNA ligase subunit alpha, with protein sequence MNVQNMILTLQNFWAKQNCIIMQAYDVEKGAGTMNPMTYLRSIGPEPWNVAYVEPSRRPVDGRYGENPNRLYQHHQFQVIMKPSPDNIQELYLDSLKELGINPLKHDIRFVEDNWEAPTLGAWGLGWEVWLDGMEITQFTYFQQVGGIDAHPVAVEITYGIERLASYIQDKENVFDLEWVNGVTYGDIFLQPEYEHSKYTFEVSDSAMMFQLFSTYEQEARRALDENLVFPAYDYVLKCSHVFNQLDARGAISVTERTGYIGRVRNLARDCAKVYLAERERLGFPMLKVKEELSNE encoded by the coding sequence ATGAATGTACAAAATATGATTCTTACGTTACAAAACTTTTGGGCTAAACAAAATTGCATTATTATGCAGGCATACGATGTTGAAAAAGGTGCTGGGACCATGAATCCAATGACTTACTTAAGAAGTATTGGTCCTGAACCATGGAACGTAGCTTATGTTGAGCCTTCAAGACGTCCAGTTGATGGCAGGTATGGGGAAAATCCCAATCGTCTGTATCAGCATCATCAATTTCAAGTCATTATGAAGCCATCGCCTGATAATATCCAAGAGCTCTATTTAGACAGCTTAAAAGAATTAGGGATTAATCCTTTAAAACATGACATTCGTTTCGTAGAGGACAACTGGGAAGCTCCTACGCTCGGTGCATGGGGATTAGGTTGGGAAGTTTGGTTAGATGGCATGGAGATTACCCAATTTACATACTTTCAACAAGTTGGTGGAATTGATGCACATCCAGTAGCTGTTGAAATTACTTATGGAATTGAACGATTAGCTTCTTACATTCAAGATAAAGAAAATGTTTTCGACCTTGAGTGGGTCAATGGGGTAACATATGGAGATATCTTTTTACAACCTGAGTATGAGCATTCAAAATATACGTTTGAAGTATCAGATAGTGCGATGATGTTCCAATTATTTAGTACATATGAACAAGAGGCAAGGCGTGCATTAGATGAAAACCTTGTATTTCCAGCGTATGATTATGTGTTGAAGTGTTCTCATGTGTTTAACCAATTAGATGCTAGAGGAGCCATTTCTGTTACAGAACGAACAGGTTATATTGGACGAGTTCGTAACTTAGCAAGAGATTGTGCAAAAGTTTATTTAGCAGAACGTGAACGACTAGGCTTCCCAATGCTGAAGGTGAAGGAGGAATTATCAAATGAGTAA
- the dnaG gene encoding DNA primase: MVNRIPEEKVEEVRKSADIVEVINEYVQLKKQGRNYIGLCPFHGEKTPSFSVSPDKQLYHCFGCGAGGNVFSFLMELEGLSFVEAVVRLGERSNIELPSISSNKAKSNDQSVIEAAHELAMKFYHHILLKTDMGATGLNYVEQRGFTQEMLETFQIGFAPNHWDSLTNLLEKRGYNLKSLEKAGLLSVREFDGKLFDRFRNRVMFPIWDGQGNVIAFGGRIIDDGKPKYLNSPETVLFNKSRTLYGIHLARPNIRKLNQAVLFEGYIDVISAWGAGISNGIATLGTALTEEQAKVIRRNAETVILCYDSDEAGIQASSRAASMLVQVGCYVKVALLPGGQDPDDYIRLNGGEQFKREIINGSLTLMSFKMQYLKRGKNLLDEGERMRYIEEVLNEISDLPRAVERDHYLRQIANEFSLSLEALKQEQHRIFREKRNKGGQQQNVRSLVEIKKHRGFEQKKLLPAYHNAERILLAHMMKNAETAATIQEKIGGAFNIDEYHAIVAHLFAYYGEGFEPNPSLFIERLDDEKLRRLAAEIAMLEISDDLSDQELSDYINKIETYPKWVEIEQKEKEKKEAEKQKDVLMAAQIAMDIIRMKKDLKR, encoded by the coding sequence ATGGTTAACCGCATCCCAGAAGAAAAAGTTGAGGAAGTTCGTAAGTCGGCAGATATTGTAGAAGTGATTAACGAATATGTACAGTTAAAAAAACAAGGAAGAAATTACATTGGTCTTTGTCCATTTCACGGTGAAAAGACACCTTCTTTTTCAGTTTCACCAGATAAACAACTTTATCATTGTTTCGGCTGTGGAGCTGGCGGTAATGTTTTTTCTTTTCTTATGGAATTAGAAGGCCTTAGTTTTGTTGAGGCAGTTGTAAGGCTAGGGGAACGGTCAAATATTGAACTTCCTAGTATTAGTTCCAATAAAGCAAAATCGAATGATCAGTCTGTTATAGAAGCCGCACATGAACTTGCAATGAAATTTTACCATCACATTCTCCTTAAAACTGATATGGGGGCTACAGGGTTAAATTATGTGGAGCAAAGAGGATTTACACAAGAAATGCTCGAAACTTTTCAAATTGGCTTTGCCCCAAATCATTGGGATAGTTTAACAAACCTGTTAGAAAAGAGAGGATACAACCTAAAGTCCCTTGAAAAAGCAGGATTATTATCGGTCCGTGAGTTTGACGGTAAATTATTTGATCGTTTCCGTAATCGTGTGATGTTTCCAATTTGGGACGGACAAGGAAATGTAATCGCTTTTGGTGGACGGATTATTGATGATGGAAAGCCCAAATATTTAAACAGTCCAGAAACGGTTCTCTTTAATAAAAGTCGTACGCTTTATGGGATCCATTTAGCTCGCCCGAACATTAGAAAGTTAAATCAAGCAGTACTTTTTGAAGGATATATTGATGTGATATCCGCATGGGGAGCTGGAATTTCAAACGGCATTGCAACCTTAGGCACAGCACTTACCGAGGAACAGGCAAAAGTTATTCGAAGGAATGCCGAAACTGTTATCTTATGTTATGACTCTGATGAAGCGGGGATACAGGCTTCATCAAGAGCTGCTTCGATGCTCGTTCAAGTGGGGTGTTATGTTAAAGTAGCATTGTTACCAGGAGGGCAAGACCCAGATGATTACATTCGGCTTAATGGTGGGGAGCAATTTAAGCGAGAAATTATCAATGGTAGTCTTACACTGATGTCTTTCAAAATGCAATATTTAAAACGAGGGAAAAACCTCCTCGATGAAGGAGAAAGGATGAGGTATATCGAAGAAGTACTTAATGAAATATCTGATCTTCCTCGTGCAGTTGAAAGAGATCATTACTTGAGACAAATCGCTAATGAATTTTCTTTATCATTGGAGGCACTAAAGCAAGAACAGCATCGAATTTTTCGAGAAAAACGAAATAAGGGAGGGCAACAACAAAATGTTCGATCCTTGGTCGAAATAAAAAAACATCGAGGGTTTGAGCAGAAAAAGTTACTTCCCGCTTATCACAATGCTGAAAGAATTCTTTTAGCACATATGATGAAAAATGCAGAAACAGCTGCTACCATCCAAGAAAAAATTGGTGGAGCTTTTAACATAGATGAATATCACGCAATTGTTGCGCATCTCTTTGCTTATTATGGTGAAGGATTTGAACCTAATCCAAGTCTTTTTATTGAAAGACTTGATGACGAGAAGTTAAGAAGGCTAGCTGCTGAAATTGCGATGCTTGAGATTAGTGATGATTTATCTGATCAAGAATTATCGGATTACATTAATAAGATTGAAACCTATCCAAAATGGGTAGAAATAGAACAAAAAGAAAAAGAGAAAAAAGAAGCTGAAAAACAAAAAGATGTATTAATGGCAGCTCAAATTGCTATGGATATCATCCGAATGAAAAAAGACTTGAAACGATAG
- the glyS gene encoding glycine--tRNA ligase subunit beta: MSKKDFLLEIGLEEMPARFVTDAMNQLKDKIEAWLNDGHVSYDAIEAYSTPRRLAIVIMGLAEKQEDKVEEARGPAKKIAVDEEGNWTKAALGFARGQGLTADGLFFNKINGQEYVFAKKHIVGQETKSVLSQLEEIIKNLHFPKNMRWNEYDLRYVRPIQWLVALYGNEVIPFNITNVQTGRLSYGHRFLGNETTIEEPKQYVHTLLAQYVIVNPTERKEAIRNQIKQIEEQNGWVVPIDEDLLEEVNNLLEYPTALHGSFDESFLEVPEEVLITSMREHQRYFPVQTEEGKLLPYFITVRNGNHEHLENVVKGNEKVLRARLSDAQFFYREDQKLKIEDALKRLETIVYHEELGSLGEKVRRIQTISKAIAGTLAMTETSKIERAAELCKFDLVTQMVYEFPELQGRMGEEYAIKAGEDKEVALAIKEHYMPRFANDQSPSTKTGTIVSMADKLDTIVTCFGIGLIPSGSQDPYALRRQAAGIIQMILDKDLKLSVEEVIDLAVQVADEKQLLKRDSKEVTSDLIEFFSLRVKNTLQERGTRYDIVDAVLSDSIGKVDTIVNKAQLLMEQLEQPQFKETVEALSRVTNISSKASGLTELSESLFELEEERDLYSVYVETDQKVRQALENGDVKTAYEALANTQKSINLYFDNIMVMAEDEKVKQNRLAQMKLLANTIQSFAKFNAIVFA, translated from the coding sequence ATGAGTAAGAAAGATTTTTTACTTGAAATTGGTTTAGAAGAAATGCCCGCTCGTTTTGTCACAGATGCAATGAATCAGTTAAAGGATAAAATAGAGGCGTGGTTAAATGATGGACATGTTTCTTATGATGCAATTGAAGCATATTCAACTCCACGCAGACTAGCTATTGTGATTATGGGATTGGCAGAAAAGCAAGAAGATAAGGTGGAAGAAGCGAGAGGTCCAGCTAAAAAAATAGCTGTTGATGAAGAAGGGAATTGGACAAAAGCTGCCTTAGGTTTTGCAAGAGGACAAGGTTTAACAGCAGATGGTTTGTTCTTCAACAAAATTAATGGTCAAGAGTATGTATTTGCTAAAAAGCACATTGTTGGTCAAGAAACGAAATCGGTGTTATCACAGCTTGAAGAGATTATAAAAAATCTTCATTTTCCAAAGAACATGCGCTGGAATGAATATGATTTACGTTATGTTCGTCCGATTCAATGGCTCGTTGCGTTGTATGGAAATGAAGTCATTCCTTTTAATATTACGAATGTACAAACGGGGCGACTATCTTATGGGCATCGCTTCTTAGGGAACGAAACAACGATAGAAGAGCCAAAGCAATACGTACACACACTACTAGCTCAATACGTTATAGTAAATCCTACAGAGAGAAAAGAAGCGATTAGAAATCAAATCAAACAGATTGAAGAACAGAATGGTTGGGTCGTCCCAATTGATGAGGATTTACTTGAAGAAGTAAATAATTTACTCGAATATCCTACAGCTCTTCATGGAAGTTTTGATGAAAGTTTCCTTGAAGTTCCAGAAGAAGTATTGATTACATCTATGCGAGAACACCAACGCTATTTTCCTGTTCAAACAGAAGAAGGTAAGCTATTACCTTACTTTATTACCGTAAGAAATGGTAATCATGAACATTTAGAGAATGTTGTAAAAGGAAATGAAAAAGTATTACGTGCTCGTTTGTCAGATGCACAGTTTTTCTATCGAGAAGATCAAAAATTAAAAATTGAAGATGCTCTAAAACGCTTAGAGACGATTGTGTATCATGAAGAATTAGGTTCTTTAGGTGAAAAAGTAAGACGTATTCAAACCATTTCTAAGGCGATAGCTGGAACATTAGCTATGACTGAGACATCTAAAATTGAGCGAGCAGCTGAGCTGTGTAAATTTGATTTAGTAACTCAAATGGTCTATGAATTCCCTGAGTTGCAAGGGCGAATGGGTGAGGAATACGCTATAAAAGCTGGAGAAGACAAAGAAGTTGCATTGGCTATTAAAGAACATTACATGCCTCGTTTTGCTAATGATCAAAGTCCTTCAACAAAAACGGGGACTATTGTTAGTATGGCAGATAAATTAGATACAATTGTGACTTGTTTTGGGATTGGTCTAATTCCATCGGGTTCTCAAGATCCGTATGCTTTACGTCGTCAAGCAGCAGGTATTATTCAGATGATATTAGATAAAGACCTTAAACTATCGGTTGAAGAAGTCATTGATTTGGCAGTACAAGTAGCAGATGAGAAGCAGTTATTAAAGCGAGACAGTAAAGAAGTTACTAGTGACTTGATTGAGTTCTTTAGTCTACGAGTGAAGAACACACTTCAGGAACGAGGAACTCGTTATGATATCGTCGATGCTGTACTTTCAGATTCGATTGGGAAAGTAGATACGATTGTCAATAAAGCTCAATTACTTATGGAACAGCTTGAGCAACCACAATTTAAAGAAACGGTAGAAGCATTAAGTCGTGTCACAAACATCTCTTCTAAGGCAAGTGGGCTAACGGAGTTGTCCGAGAGTTTATTTGAACTTGAAGAAGAAAGAGATCTATACTCTGTTTATGTAGAAACTGATCAAAAAGTAAGGCAAGCTTTAGAAAATGGGGATGTAAAAACAGCTTATGAAGCATTAGCGAATACGCAAAAATCTATAAATTTATACTTTGATAATATTATGGTTATGGCCGAAGATGAAAAAGTAAAACAAAATCGCTTAGCACAAATGAAATTATTAGCCAATACAATTCAAAGTTTTGCTAAGTTTAATGCGATTGTTTTTGCTTAA
- a CDS encoding DUF188 domain-containing protein, which translates to MVDPDKEAADLFIMNNAKENDVVVTQDHALASILVGRKLSVLSPRGKIFTEDEMITILQLRHWSQKQRRAGNKTKGPKAFTATDRKHFCTNLRKIFLQKKEFAEKGRKYSNQNGNPNQIEDW; encoded by the coding sequence TTGGTAGATCCAGACAAAGAGGCTGCAGATTTGTTTATTATGAACAATGCGAAGGAAAATGATGTTGTCGTTACACAAGATCATGCCCTTGCTTCCATTCTGGTAGGACGGAAGTTGTCTGTATTATCACCACGAGGAAAAATTTTTACAGAAGATGAAATGATCACGATCCTTCAATTAAGGCATTGGTCTCAAAAACAAAGGAGGGCTGGAAATAAGACAAAAGGGCCTAAAGCATTTACAGCAACGGATCGCAAACATTTTTGTACCAATTTAAGAAAAATATTTCTACAGAAGAAGGAATTTGCCGAAAAAGGTCGAAAATATAGTAACCAGAATGGTAATCCTAATCAGATAGAAGATTGGTGA
- the recO gene encoding DNA repair protein RecO codes for MFQKVEGIVIRTSDYGEANKIVTLLTREMGKVGVMARGAKKPKSRLAAISQLFIYGTFLIQKGSGLGTLQQGEIIQSYREVRNDLLRASYASYIVELTDKLTNDLERNPYLFELLVQTLHYIDEEVDPEILVRLYEVKMLFVSGIGPQLNGCSSCDSVDGEFSFSIGEGGFLCHRCSHKDPYRLKVSPATIKLLRLFYHFDLKRLGNISVKKETKQELKHVLTSYYDEYSGLRLKSRSFLDQLEKMNWLNPNES; via the coding sequence ATGTTTCAAAAAGTAGAAGGTATTGTTATTCGTACATCGGATTACGGTGAAGCTAATAAAATTGTTACTTTACTGACGAGAGAAATGGGTAAGGTCGGTGTCATGGCGAGAGGAGCAAAAAAACCTAAGAGTCGATTAGCTGCTATTTCTCAATTATTTATTTATGGCACTTTTCTTATTCAAAAAGGCTCTGGTCTAGGTACTCTTCAACAAGGAGAGATTATTCAATCTTATCGAGAGGTTCGAAATGATTTACTTCGAGCCTCTTATGCTTCTTACATAGTTGAATTAACAGATAAACTTACCAATGACCTTGAACGTAATCCATATTTATTTGAATTATTAGTACAAACGCTCCATTATATTGATGAAGAAGTAGACCCAGAGATACTAGTCCGTCTTTATGAAGTAAAGATGCTTTTTGTATCTGGTATTGGACCGCAGTTAAATGGATGTTCTAGTTGTGATAGCGTAGACGGAGAATTTTCTTTTTCAATCGGTGAAGGTGGTTTTTTGTGTCATCGTTGTTCGCATAAAGATCCGTATCGGTTGAAAGTTTCCCCAGCTACCATTAAATTGCTCCGGCTCTTTTACCATTTTGACTTAAAGCGTTTAGGAAATATTTCTGTGAAAAAAGAAACAAAGCAAGAATTGAAACACGTTTTGACATCGTATTACGATGAGTATTCTGGATTAAGGCTAAAATCAAGATCTTTTTTAGATCAATTAGAGAAAATGAATTGGCTAAATCCAAATGAAAGTTGA
- a CDS encoding YqzL family protein has product MLDFSWKVFSMTGSVDTYLLIKELEKEHGDVSAQDNEEEYTNLDAH; this is encoded by the coding sequence GTGCTTGATTTCTCCTGGAAAGTATTTTCGATGACAGGAAGTGTTGATACCTATTTATTAATCAAGGAACTGGAAAAGGAGCATGGTGACGTATCAGCTCAAGATAATGAAGAGGAGTACACGAACTTAGACGCTCACTGA
- the rpoD gene encoding RNA polymerase sigma factor RpoD, translating to MAEKPLRPLADGDLTIDQVKEQLVELGKKRGVLTYAEITEKLAVFDQDSDQIDEFFEYLGEQGIEILNDNDDVPNMQQMEKEEEFDLNDLSVPPGIKINDPVRMYLKEIGRVPLLSAEEEINLAKKIEDGDEEAKRRLAEANLRLVVSIAKRYVGRGMLFLDLIQEGNMGLIKAVEKFDYRKGYKFSTYATWWIRQAITRAIADQARTIRIPVHMVETINKLIRVQRQLLQDLGREPTPEEVSEEMDLTPEKVREILKIAQEPVSLETPIGEEDDSHLGDFIEDQDALAPSDAAAYELLKEQLEDVLDTLTDREENVLRLRFGLDDGRTRTLEEVGKVFGVTRERIRQIEAKALRKLRHPSRSKRLKDFLD from the coding sequence ATGGCTGAGAAACCATTACGCCCACTCGCGGATGGAGATTTGACCATCGATCAAGTAAAGGAACAACTAGTTGAGTTAGGGAAAAAAAGAGGAGTACTAACCTACGCAGAAATTACAGAAAAACTTGCAGTATTTGACCAAGATTCAGACCAAATTGACGAGTTTTTCGAATACTTAGGTGAACAAGGTATTGAAATATTAAATGATAATGATGATGTACCTAATATGCAACAAATGGAGAAAGAAGAAGAATTTGATTTAAACGACTTAAGTGTACCTCCTGGAATTAAGATTAATGATCCAGTTCGTATGTATTTAAAAGAAATTGGTCGAGTTCCACTTCTTTCTGCTGAAGAAGAGATCAATTTAGCAAAAAAAATTGAAGACGGTGACGAAGAAGCAAAGCGGCGATTAGCGGAAGCCAACCTACGTCTCGTTGTTAGTATTGCTAAGCGGTATGTTGGTCGTGGAATGTTGTTCCTTGATTTAATCCAAGAAGGAAATATGGGATTAATTAAGGCTGTTGAAAAGTTCGACTATCGCAAAGGATATAAATTTAGTACGTATGCAACTTGGTGGATTCGCCAAGCGATCACACGTGCGATTGCTGACCAAGCTCGTACCATTCGAATTCCAGTTCATATGGTTGAGACGATTAATAAATTAATTCGGGTACAGCGTCAATTACTGCAGGATTTAGGTCGTGAGCCTACTCCAGAAGAAGTATCAGAAGAAATGGATCTAACACCTGAAAAGGTACGAGAAATTCTTAAGATTGCTCAAGAACCTGTTTCATTAGAAACACCGATTGGTGAAGAAGATGACTCGCATTTAGGTGATTTTATCGAAGACCAAGATGCGTTAGCTCCTTCAGACGCAGCCGCATATGAGTTATTAAAAGAGCAGCTTGAAGATGTGCTGGACACATTAACGGATCGGGAAGAAAATGTTCTTAGACTTCGCTTTGGCTTAGATGACGGTAGAACACGTACACTTGAAGAAGTTGGTAAAGTATTCGGTGTTACACGTGAGAGAATTCGTCAAATTGAAGCGAAAGCCTTAAGAAAATTGAGACATCCAAGTCGAAGTAAGCGACTAAAAGATTTCTTAGATTAA